Proteins co-encoded in one Campylobacter ornithocola genomic window:
- the rnhA gene encoding ribonuclease HI, whose amino-acid sequence MKNIEIYTDGSCLNNPGFGGWAYILTYKNYQKEQSGACENTTNNRMELMAIIEALKALKEPCEIKLYTDSNLMVQSINEWLQDWIKKDFKGKKNIDLWKEYLNVAKDHKITAFWVKAHNGHELNERCDELARNAALKLQKERSINA is encoded by the coding sequence TTGAAAAATATTGAAATTTATACCGATGGCTCTTGTTTAAATAACCCTGGTTTTGGAGGATGGGCTTATATTTTAACTTACAAAAATTATCAAAAAGAACAAAGTGGAGCATGTGAGAATACAACAAACAATCGTATGGAGTTAATGGCTATTATAGAAGCTTTAAAAGCTTTAAAAGAACCGTGTGAGATAAAATTATATACAGATTCAAATTTAATGGTTCAAAGTATTAATGAGTGGCTTCAAGATTGGATAAAAAAAGATTTTAAAGGTAAAAAAAATATTGATCTTTGGAAAGAGTATTTAAATGTAGCTAAAGATCATAAAATAACTGCTTTTTGGGTTAAAGCGCACAATGGTCATGAGTTGAATGAGCGTTGTGATGAACTAGCAAGAAATGCAGCCTTAAAGCTCCAAAAAGAAAGGTCAATAAATGCTTAA
- the dnaG gene encoding DNA primase: protein MIEQASIEQLLQKTDIVDIIAHYVEVKKQGSGYVCVCPFHDDKNPSMHINSIKGFYHCFACKAGGNVFKFVMDYEKLNFVEAVEKVASWSNFSLTYTSKKQGNKKSIIHILPTLNAFYKQNLAKNKEALAYLYKRGLNDEDIRTFELGFAPSSNETLRLLQNEQIEQEEALEVGAIKQNENGIYASFINRITFSIYDHKNLLIGFGGRTLDETNMAKYVNSPQSKLFDKSRVFYALNLAKDAIYKQKEMIICEGYMDAIAFHKAGFKNAVAVLGTALGEHHIPLIKRFETRVILCFDNDNAGFNAAVRSAHLLSLAKIDGKVVLIEGGKDPAELVATHQEKLLFNILEKGIELGEFYIRSLIAGCDLNSALSKQKALEEVQKYTFGLEPLIANSYTTLVANLLGVNISDIKLSKNTKKNISFTSPIKQNKTNNISELELLKFLYENDEAIGLFKLLSTKEYFLHQDIAKAILEQKDFEDPNIRELYEFENIKNLSNLEEFLYAICKINLAYFNKLKSLNLKQAFKKQIYNLLNQNLEKIKKSYQNDEVFLNHLIEVLKSVHFLDDEENLELFLNRLQKNIKDKKAIHYNFEDEIF, encoded by the coding sequence ATGATAGAACAAGCAAGTATAGAACAACTTTTACAAAAAACAGATATTGTTGATATCATAGCTCATTATGTTGAAGTAAAAAAACAAGGCTCGGGTTATGTATGCGTTTGCCCTTTTCATGATGATAAAAATCCTAGTATGCATATTAATTCCATTAAGGGGTTTTATCATTGTTTTGCATGCAAGGCTGGGGGAAATGTTTTTAAATTTGTTATGGATTATGAGAAATTAAACTTTGTTGAAGCGGTGGAAAAAGTTGCCTCGTGGAGTAATTTCTCACTTACTTATACTTCAAAAAAACAAGGCAATAAAAAATCTATCATTCACATTTTACCCACTCTTAATGCCTTTTATAAACAAAATTTAGCTAAAAACAAAGAAGCTCTAGCTTATCTTTATAAAAGAGGCTTGAATGATGAAGATATTAGAACTTTCGAACTAGGTTTTGCACCAAGCTCCAATGAAACATTAAGACTTTTACAAAATGAGCAAATAGAGCAAGAAGAAGCTCTAGAGGTAGGTGCTATAAAACAAAATGAAAATGGTATTTATGCAAGCTTTATCAACCGCATTACTTTTAGCATTTATGATCATAAAAATTTGCTCATAGGCTTTGGTGGCAGAACTTTAGATGAAACAAACATGGCAAAATATGTTAATTCTCCTCAAAGCAAACTTTTTGATAAATCACGCGTTTTTTATGCACTCAACTTAGCAAAAGATGCCATTTATAAACAAAAAGAAATGATAATTTGCGAGGGCTATATGGACGCTATAGCCTTTCATAAGGCAGGATTTAAAAATGCTGTAGCAGTTTTAGGAACTGCTTTAGGAGAACACCATATACCTTTAATCAAACGATTTGAAACAAGAGTGATTTTGTGTTTTGACAATGACAATGCAGGATTTAATGCGGCAGTGCGTTCAGCACATTTGCTAAGCCTAGCAAAAATCGATGGGAAAGTAGTTTTAATAGAAGGTGGAAAAGATCCAGCTGAGCTTGTAGCAACTCATCAAGAAAAACTACTTTTTAATATTTTAGAAAAAGGTATAGAACTTGGAGAATTTTATATAAGAAGTTTGATTGCAGGTTGTGATTTAAACTCAGCACTTAGTAAGCAAAAAGCCTTAGAAGAAGTGCAAAAATATACCTTTGGCCTTGAACCTTTAATAGCTAATTCTTATACTACTTTAGTAGCAAATCTTTTGGGAGTAAATATTAGCGATATTAAACTTTCTAAAAATACTAAAAAAAATATAAGTTTTACCAGCCCTATCAAACAAAACAAAACCAACAATATAAGCGAATTAGAACTTTTAAAATTTTTATATGAAAATGATGAGGCTATAGGGCTTTTTAAACTTTTAAGTACAAAAGAATATTTTTTACACCAAGATATTGCTAAAGCTATTTTAGAACAAAAAGATTTTGAAGATCCTAACATAAGAGAGCTTTATGAATTTGAAAACATAAAAAATTTAAGCAATTTAGAAGAATTTTTATATGCTATTTGTAAAATCAACCTTGCTTATTTTAATAAATTAAAAAGTTTAAATTTAAAACAAGCCTTTAAAAAGCAAATTTATAATTTACTCAATCAAAATTTAGAAAAAATCAAAAAAAGCTATCAAAATGATGAAGTTTTTTTAAACCATTTGATAGAAGTTTTAAAAAGCGTGCATTTTTTAGATGATGAGGAAAATTTGGAATTATTTTTAAATAGACTACAAAAAAACATCAAAGATAAAAAAGCAATTCATTATAACTTTGAAGATGAAATTTTTTAA
- a CDS encoding tetratricopeptide repeat protein produces MDFFFVEYRDPLFGLIVLTALVFIIASSHYIWRIFASKDQKSKLDRFVKKFEINSTHQQILKNANLSIENLNFLAQIFTKSGEFEKAVGIYLIALQKSNEANQKEFIFFSLAQVYLKAGFLERSVEALLNALKIKARNKESLKLLKIVYLKLKDYDKVLDVLECLFELGENIYAEKALIKALKTQASSKEQEQKVKEILALSKDNEYILRLCFLYYKDKLTQMPKFENVIDLLNECKNPLNLEDEKYHEFFYAKNLSTKSIPIKNHKLKILKILNDNELSANLSFTYVCNNCKNQNPLFFYHCPFCYEFGKCEIYYEVKA; encoded by the coding sequence ATGGATTTTTTCTTTGTGGAATACCGCGATCCTTTGTTTGGTCTTATTGTTTTAACAGCTTTGGTTTTTATCATCGCTAGTTCGCATTATATATGGCGTATTTTTGCAAGTAAAGATCAAAAAAGTAAACTTGATCGTTTTGTAAAGAAATTTGAAATCAACTCCACACATCAACAAATTTTAAAAAATGCTAATTTAAGTATAGAAAATTTAAATTTTTTAGCCCAAATTTTTACCAAAAGTGGAGAATTTGAAAAAGCTGTAGGGATCTATCTTATAGCTTTGCAAAAATCAAATGAAGCTAATCAAAAAGAATTTATCTTTTTTTCTTTAGCACAAGTTTATCTTAAGGCAGGGTTTTTAGAGCGTAGCGTGGAAGCTTTACTAAATGCTTTGAAAATCAAAGCACGCAATAAAGAAAGCTTAAAACTTTTAAAAATTGTATATTTAAAACTTAAAGACTATGATAAAGTTTTAGATGTTTTAGAATGTTTGTTTGAGCTTGGAGAAAATATATATGCAGAAAAAGCTTTAATAAAAGCTTTAAAGACTCAAGCTAGCTCTAAAGAGCAAGAGCAAAAAGTAAAAGAAATTTTAGCTTTAAGTAAGGATAATGAGTATATTTTAAGACTTTGCTTTTTGTATTATAAGGATAAACTCACTCAAATGCCTAAATTTGAAAATGTTATTGATTTGCTTAATGAGTGTAAAAATCCGCTTAATCTTGAAGATGAAAAATATCATGAGTTTTTTTATGCAAAAAATTTAAGCACAAAATCCATTCCTATTAAAAATCATAAATTAAAAATTTTAAAAATTTTAAACGATAATGAACTAAGTGCAAATCTTAGCTTTACCTATGTGTGTAATAATTGTAAAAATCAAAATCCTTTGTTTTTTTATCATTGCCCATTTTGTTATGAATTTGGAAAATGTGAGATTTATTATGAGGTAAAAGCTTGA